Within the Candidatus Reidiella endopervernicosa genome, the region ACAATGTCGCCATAGGAGATATCCAAATGACTAGAAAACGCAAGCCATATAAGACCTACACCAAAGAGTTCAAATTAGAAGCGGTTCGCCTGATGGATGAGTCTGATAGACCAGCCACTGATATCGCTATGGAGCTTGGTATTCGGCGTAATCAACTCTACAAATGGAAAGAGCAGTTATCCAACAAAGGAAACAAAGCCTTTGAAGGTCCGGGAAGGCCAAAGAAGCAGGATCAAAGCGAAGTCACCACCCTTCGCCAAGAGAATGAACGAGCTGAAAGAGGAGCTTGAAATCCTAAAAAGCCGCCGCGTACTTTGCGAGGGATCTCAAGTGAAGTACGCCTTTATTCAATCGCTCAGCACAAAGCATCGAATTATACGGCTCTGTCATGCGCTTGATGTATCAGTGAATGGCTACTATTCATGGTGCAACCGACCTGAAAGCAAGCGCTCCATTGAGGATCGCCAGCTCACCGCTAAAATAAAGCTGTTTCACAAGGCAAGTCGGCAGATCTATGGATCGCCTCGCATCCATAAAGATCTGCAAGAGATGGGAGAACGTGCGCTGACCGCCATGGAGAGCGAAGTGAGGGCGGTTAGTCCCCGATAGTCGACGCCGTCTGCATGTTCGTAGTTGAGGCGCGAGCGGACGACGAAGAAGATGCAGCAGCGGCTTTATGTCGGCGTAGAGTCACTGAGGAGTTGTGTAGAGCCGCGAAGAGGTGATTACGCAACGTACGCAGGACGTCGGGGCGCCGTAGGCATAAACGGTCGCGTTAAGTTTTGCTGTTTGCTTGGGCTTGGATGCCCAAAACAAACTTTCGCAAAAATAGCGACTCCCCGGTTGGTGTTAATCGTGTGGCCAGACTGATGAGGGCAAATGACATTGCATCTAAGATGGCTAGAAAGTTTGTCATAACGACTAACTCAAAGAACACGATGCAGCCCGCGCCAGATCTGCTTAAGCGAGAGTTTGATGTGGAAAGACCTGATAAAGCCTGGGTCTCTGACACCACCTTCATACCGACGCGGCAAGGGTGGCTTTATCTGGCCGTCATCATTGATCTCTCATTCAAGGCATGTCATTGGCTGGGCTATGAGCAACAATAATAACACTCTACTGGTGAAGGACGCACTCACGATGGCTATCTGGCGAAGAGGCCGAGTAGAGTCAGTAGTTGTGCACTCAGACCAGGGCAGCACCTATGCTTCAG harbors:
- a CDS encoding transposase yields the protein MTRKRKPYKTYTKEFKLEAVRLMDESDRPATDIAMELGIRRNQLYKWKEQLSNKGNKAFEGPGRPKKQDQSEVTTLRQENERAERGA